The genomic interval TGTAGTAGCATGCAAAAGGAGCTGTTTCAATTGAGTAGAAGAAAAGGGATTATGTCAGAAGGTTTAAAGGAAGAACTGGCAAAGGAACTTGGTTTTTACGATGTTGTTCAGAAAGAAGGCTGGGGCGGCATTCGAGCTCGTGATGCAGGAAACATGGTGAAACTCGCCATTGAAAAAGCGCAGCGTCAAATGATGGGGCAATAACAATCTTAGTCTGACTATACGACTTCATGCTATCTACACATCTAATCAGAACCAAACTCTTATTCCATGTATAAGCATAATCATTTATGTTTACATTGTGAATAATAGAGTTTGGTTCTTTCTTTAGGCGAGTCCGCTTTTCCTTTAGGTTCTTTGAAGAAATACTTAAATTTCATTTCATTGAAATTACACGGAAAAAACCTTTAGAATAGATTCAGATATGATAGAATAGGACAAGAACTTTTAAGAACGTTAAAGTAGGTGGAAATAGTGAAGCTCATGGAGAAGGCACCAGCTAAAATAAATTTGGCGCTTGATGTTCTTTTTAAGCGACCTGATGGCTATCATGAAGTAGAAATGATTATGACAACGGTAGATCTTGCCGACAGGATTGAATTGAAAGAGATTCCTGGGAAAAATATCAAAATCCTATCTCATAATCGTTTTGTGCCAGACGATCATCGCAATTTAGCTTATCAGGCTGCACATATATTAAAAGAACGGTACGATGTGAATAAAGGCGTTTCGATTACCATTGAAAAGAATATTCCGGTTGCAGCTGGACTTGCTGGAGGAAGTAGTGATGCGGCTGCGACATTAAGAGGATTGAATAGATTATGGGGGCTTGGTCTCTCATTAGATGAATTAGCGGAAATTGGCGCAGAAATTGGTTCTGATGTCTCTTTTTGTGTATATGGAGGCACTGCGCTTGCAAAAGGTCGAGGTGAGAAAATTACTCATTTACCACCGCCTCCGAATTGTTGGGTTATTTTAGCTAAACCAACGCTTGGTGTTTCGACAGCAAATGTTTATAAACGCTTACAGCTTTCTGATATGGAACATCCAGATGTGTACGGAATGATTGCGGCGATTGAAAATAATGATTATCAAAAAGTATGCAGTGGTTTAGGGAATGTATTAGAACAAGTGACGTTACCGCTTTATCCAGAAGTAGCAAACATTAAAAATCAGATGAAAACGTTTGGAGCAGATGCCGTACTAATGAGTGGGAGTGGTCCGACAGTTTTTGGGCTAGTGGAGCATGATTCTCGTATGCAAAGAATTTATAATGGTTTGCGCGGCTTTTGTGATCAGGTATACGCTGTTCGTTTGCTTGGAACTCAGAACCATCTTGAATAAATACGTACATTAATGTTATAGTTACTATAAAATATTCGGAAATAAGACAGGGGGTGTTTTTGTGAAATTTCGTCGTAGTGAAAGACTTGTCGATATGACTAATTATTTATTGGAGCATCCAGGAGAACTCGTTTCACTAACTTTTTTCTCTGAAAGATATCAGTCAGCGAAGTCTTCTATAAGCGAAGATTTAACGATTATTAAAGAAACGTTTGAACAGCGAGGCATTGGCTCGTTAACAACCATTCCAGGTGCTGCGGGCGGTGTGAAATACATGGTATCTATCAAAGAAGAGGATGTAGCTGCCTTTATTGATGGGCTGTGTGAGACGATTGCAAGTCCGGAGCGATTACTTCCAGGCGGCTACCTATATATGACAGATATTCTAGGTGACCCGCAAACGGTAAATAAAGTGGGGCGCATTATTGCGGCTAGATATGCGAAAGCGAATGTTTCTGTTATTATGACGATGGCTACAAAAGGGATTTCGCTTGCTTATGCGGTTGCGAATTATTTGAATGTTCCCGTCGTGATTGTTAGAAGAAACAATAAAGTAACGGAAGGTTCGACGGTGAGCATTAACTACGTTTCTGGTTCCTCCAAGCGAATTCAAACGATGGTTCTTTCAAAACGAAGCTTAGTGGAAGGTTCTAATGTGTTAATTGTAGATGATTTCATGAAAGCTGGCGGAACCATGAAAGGTATGGTAAGTTTGCTGGAAGAATTTAAAGCAACGGTAGCAGGTATTGCTGTACTTGTTGAGTCTGAACATAATGAGGAACGTCTGATTGAAGATTATATATCATTAATTAGATTGTCAGAGGTTGATGAAAGAGATAAAAAAATTAATGTAAGTCGCGGGAATTATTTTCCAAATGATTGAATAGAGGGGGAAATGAATATGAAAGCAGTACATACAAATGAAGCACCAGCAGCTATTGGCCCATACTCACAAGGAATTATTGTTAATAATGTGTTTTACAGCTCAGGTCAAATTCCACTTACTCCGGCTGGAGAGATGGTAACAGGCGATGTAAAGGAACAGACTCATCAGGTGTTCAGCAACTTACAAGCCGTTTTAAAAGAAGCGGGAGCGTCATTTGAAACAGTTATTAAAGCTACGGTTTTTATTAAAGACATGAATGATTTTGGAGCAATTAATGAAGTGTACGGAGAGTATTTTTCAACACATAAGCCAGCCCGTTCTTGTGTAGAAGTAGCTCGCCTTCCAAAAGATGCATTAGTTGAAATTGAAGTAGTTGCGCTCGTTAAATAAGACGAGCTTTTTTTATAAGTATTGAAAAAAATATAAATAAATCCTAAATTTTCTAAAAAACTTACAATTCTTAGAAGGAGTTCTCCTTTTTTTGTTGAATTACTTATTTAAAGTTTCATAACAACAAATAGGGATGGTGAACTTAATGGAAGTAACTGACGTAAGATTACGCCGTGTAAACACGGATGGACGCATGAGAGCAATCGCATCAATTACATTGGATAATGAATTTGTTGTTCATGATATTCGTGTGATTGACGGAAACAATGGTTTATTTGTTGCAATGCCAAGTAAACGTACTCCAGATGGAGAGTTCCGTGATATTGCTCATCCAATTAATTCCTCTACACGCGGTAAAATTCAAGAAGCTGTCTTAACAGAATATCATCGTTTAGGAGAACTTGAAACGGAATTAGAGGAAGCAGGAGCTGGCGCTTCTTTAGCTTAAAAAATCAATAAAATTTGCATCTAGGAGCCTACTACTTAGTAAGGCTCTTTTTATTATGGGCTATGTTAATGGAATATTGTTGATTTATACGAGTGTTGGCTCATTCGTGTGAAACCGCAGTGTCACCCGTCTTCATTCATTTCCCTCTCTACTTTCCAAAACTCCTGCTTATTTGAAAAATATGAAGAATTTATCTCTCCCAAAATTGATAATAAAAGGTACTTTTAATTGTTACCTTGAAATGAGCCGCTATTTAAGATAATATTTTTAATGGATAAAAAGGTTAAAATGGAGGCCTGTTATGAGGAATCGGTATGCAATAATATTGGCCGCAGGACAAGGTACAAGAATGAAATCAAAACTATACAAGGTTTTGCACCCAGTCTGCGGAAAACCAATGGTACAGCATGTTGTTGAACAAGTCAATCAACTTCAAATAGAAGAGATCGTAACCATTATTGGACACGGTGCCGAGCAAGTTCAAAAACAACTTGGTGATGTGTGTCAATATGCTTTGCAGGCTGAGCAGCTTGGAACAGCGCATGCAGTGATGCAGGCTGAAAGCGTTTTAGCTAAGCAAGAAGGAACAACTCTTGTCATCTGCGGAGACACGCCTTTAATCAAGGCGGAAACGATGGAGGCACTTGTTACTTTGCATGAAGAAACAGGAGCAAAGGCGACGGTTTTAACAGCCTACGCAGAGAACCCTGATGGATATGGTCGAATTATTCGCAATGCCAATGGACTTGTCGAAAAAATTGTCGAACATAAGGATGCGTCGGACGAGGAACGTGCTGTAAAAGAAATTAATACAGGTACGTATTGCTTTGACAACCAGGCGTTATTCCAAGCGTTACAACAAGTTTCGAATGACAACGTGCAGAATGAATATTACTTGCCTGATGTTATTGAAATTTTGAAATCTGCACAAGAGACTGTAACTGCATTCCAAACAAAAGACTTCGAAGAGACCTTAGGTGTGAATGATCGTCTTGCTTTGTCACAGGCAGAGCAGATTATGCGTAAGCGAATTAATGAAACCCATATGCGTAATGGAGTGACGATTATCGATCCTGCAGCAACGTATATTGAATCCGGTGTTAGTATTGGTCAAGATACAACGATTTACCCAGGTGTAACGATTGCGGGTCAAACAGTGATTGGAGAAGATTGTGTGATTGGACCGCATTCGGAAATTAAAGATTGCGAAATTGGCAAGGGAACGCATATTCATCAATCTGTTGCTCATTCCAGCAGCATTGGAAGCAATGTGAACATTGGTCCGTTTGCTCATATTCGACCACAATCTGAAATCCATGATTCCGTCAAAATCGGTAATTTTGTTGAAATTAAAAAGACAGTTTTCGGTGAAGGCAGCAAAGCATCTCATTTAAGCTATATTGGCGATGCAGAGGTAGGAAAAGGCGTCAATATCGGATGTGGTTCGATTACGGTCAATTATGATGGTAAGAAGAAGCATTTGACGAAAATTGAAGATGATGTATTTATTGGTTGCAATTCAAACCTTGTAGCGCCTGTAACGGTTGGGAAGGGTGCCTATGTGGCAGCTGGTTCAACGATTACAGAAGACGTACCAGGTGAAGCATTGTCTATTGCCCGCGCTCGTCAGATTAACAAAGAAGATTACGTGAAAAACTTAAATTCTAATAATTAACCTATGGAGGTCATCATGTCAAACCAGTATTTAGATCCTAATTTAAAAGTGTTTTCATTGAACTCGAATGTTGGGTTAGCTCAAGAAATTGCTGATGCTATTGGAGTAGAGCTTGGTAAGTGTACGGTAACAAGTTTTAGTGATGGTGAAATTCAAATTAACATCGAAGAAAGTATCCGTGGTTGTGACGTTTTCGTCATTCAATCTACTAGCCAACCAGTTAATGAGAACTTAATGGAACTTTTAATTATGATCGATGCTTTAAAACGTGCGTCAGCAAAGACTATTAATATTGTTATGCCTTACTATGGATATGCGCGTCAAGATCGTAAAGCTCGTTCTCGTGAGCCAATTACAGCGAAATTAGTTGCGAACCTTTTAGAAACAGCTGGAGCACACCGTGTTGTGACGTTAGATCTTCATGCACCACAAATTCAAGGTTTCTTCGATATTCCAATTGACCACTTAGTAGCTGTGCCACTTTTAGCTG from Peribacillus asahii carries:
- a CDS encoding small, acid-soluble spore protein, alpha/beta type — protein: MSRRKGIMSEGLKEELAKELGFYDVVQKEGWGGIRARDAGNMVKLAIEKAQRQMMGQ
- the ispE gene encoding 4-(cytidine 5'-diphospho)-2-C-methyl-D-erythritol kinase; translated protein: MKLMEKAPAKINLALDVLFKRPDGYHEVEMIMTTVDLADRIELKEIPGKNIKILSHNRFVPDDHRNLAYQAAHILKERYDVNKGVSITIEKNIPVAAGLAGGSSDAAATLRGLNRLWGLGLSLDELAEIGAEIGSDVSFCVYGGTALAKGRGEKITHLPPPPNCWVILAKPTLGVSTANVYKRLQLSDMEHPDVYGMIAAIENNDYQKVCSGLGNVLEQVTLPLYPEVANIKNQMKTFGADAVLMSGSGPTVFGLVEHDSRMQRIYNGLRGFCDQVYAVRLLGTQNHLE
- the purR gene encoding pur operon repressor, with translation MKFRRSERLVDMTNYLLEHPGELVSLTFFSERYQSAKSSISEDLTIIKETFEQRGIGSLTTIPGAAGGVKYMVSIKEEDVAAFIDGLCETIASPERLLPGGYLYMTDILGDPQTVNKVGRIIAARYAKANVSVIMTMATKGISLAYAVANYLNVPVVIVRRNNKVTEGSTVSINYVSGSSKRIQTMVLSKRSLVEGSNVLIVDDFMKAGGTMKGMVSLLEEFKATVAGIAVLVESEHNEERLIEDYISLIRLSEVDERDKKINVSRGNYFPND
- the ridA gene encoding 2-iminobutanoate/2-iminopropanoate deaminase, producing the protein MKAVHTNEAPAAIGPYSQGIIVNNVFYSSGQIPLTPAGEMVTGDVKEQTHQVFSNLQAVLKEAGASFETVIKATVFIKDMNDFGAINEVYGEYFSTHKPARSCVEVARLPKDALVEIEVVALVK
- the spoVG gene encoding septation regulator SpoVG, producing the protein MEVTDVRLRRVNTDGRMRAIASITLDNEFVVHDIRVIDGNNGLFVAMPSKRTPDGEFRDIAHPINSSTRGKIQEAVLTEYHRLGELETELEEAGAGASLA
- the glmU gene encoding bifunctional UDP-N-acetylglucosamine diphosphorylase/glucosamine-1-phosphate N-acetyltransferase GlmU — its product is MRNRYAIILAAGQGTRMKSKLYKVLHPVCGKPMVQHVVEQVNQLQIEEIVTIIGHGAEQVQKQLGDVCQYALQAEQLGTAHAVMQAESVLAKQEGTTLVICGDTPLIKAETMEALVTLHEETGAKATVLTAYAENPDGYGRIIRNANGLVEKIVEHKDASDEERAVKEINTGTYCFDNQALFQALQQVSNDNVQNEYYLPDVIEILKSAQETVTAFQTKDFEETLGVNDRLALSQAEQIMRKRINETHMRNGVTIIDPAATYIESGVSIGQDTTIYPGVTIAGQTVIGEDCVIGPHSEIKDCEIGKGTHIHQSVAHSSSIGSNVNIGPFAHIRPQSEIHDSVKIGNFVEIKKTVFGEGSKASHLSYIGDAEVGKGVNIGCGSITVNYDGKKKHLTKIEDDVFIGCNSNLVAPVTVGKGAYVAAGSTITEDVPGEALSIARARQINKEDYVKNLNSNN